GAAGTAAACTCCAGCGTGGTTAAATGTGGTATGAAAATCCATGGTCAATATGGTGGAGAAAAGGTGTTAATCTCAGAGGCTAATATAAATCCTATTATAAAATCTATAACTGATTCTATGGTGGTTTTTGCTTCAGCCGATGATATACCCAATGAAGATCCTGTAATCTTAGAATTTGGAGATCTATTATTAATGGAGATTTATCCGGCAGAAGGTTATGAGGTATTTGTAAAGCATGTGAGAAAAAATAAAGCAAAGTATTATTACATAAAGAATACTTGTAATTTTAATAATCTTAAAAAGATGGTTAGCTTAGATCAGTGGAGTAATCCTAATATAGGGATTGATTAATATATTTTTGTATTGACTCTCACCTTACGTGATACTATATAGTTATTGATGAAGGGAGAAAGGCCATATGAAAGTTAAGGAAGTTGCTGATTTAATAGGTATTAGTGTGCGCACACTACATTATTATGATGAAATTGGACTACTTAGCCCAGATAAAACTACTGAGGCTGGATATCGTATATATTCAGAGAAGAATCTAGAGACTTTGCAGCAAATTCTGTTCTTTAAAGAACTTGGTTTTTCTCTAAAGAAAATCAAAGAAATTCTTGATAGTCCAACATTTGAAAGACAAGAAGCCCTAAAACTCCAGCATAAAATGCTTCTAGAAAAAAGAAGCAGGCTGGATAAAATGATTCAGACTATTGAGAAAACTATTAAACACGGGAAAGGAGAAATACAAATGTCTATTAAAGATAAATTTGAAGGATTTGATTTTAGCAAAAATCCATATGAAGAAGAAGCAAGAAAAAGGTGGGGGGATAAAGCCGTAGATGAAGCAAATGAAAAAGCTAAAAATATGACTTTAACCGATCAAGAAAGATTTAATGAAATATTTTGCAAGCTGGCTTCACTGCGACATTTATCACCTGCTTCTAAAGAAGCACAAGAAGGAATTAAGGAGTGGAATCAGCTTCTAAATAAAATGGGAAACTACTCACCGGAAGCTTTTAAAGGATTAGGGCAAATGTATGTAGATGATGAGAGATTTACAAGAAATATTGATAAGTTTGGTGATGGTTTGGCTTTATTTATGCGTGACGCCATGGAAATATATGCAGATACACAAAAATAAGATAATATATTTAAATAGTAAGCTTTAGAAAAAAAGGCCACAGATTTTATCCCTAAGTTGCAAGATAAAGTCTGTGGCTTATGAAATATAGGAATGATAATAGAAGTTTAATATTACTTTTTAATAAATCCACCGACAGTTGATTTAACGTCGTTAACACTTATATATGCATTAGGGTAGTGTTCTTTTATAAGCTTAATGGTAGCCGGAATTTTCTTTCTTTTAAGCTGGATAAATAAAAGACTTTTTATACTATCATCCTTGCCTTTTCCATCAATAATGGTAACTCCATAATCGTGATCTCTAAGAAGATTTGCCAGTACATTACCAGCTTCCGAATCTACTACCACATAAAGAGAGGCAAGGCCAATTGCAACTTTAGATTCTATTGATACTCCCAGGTAATTACCTAATGAAAATCCGGCAGCGTAAGCGATAATTTTAAAGGGATCGTCAGTAATATTATTAAGCACAGAGCTTACTAATGATATCCAAATTAGTATTTCTATAAAACCAAGAACGGCTCCCTTTACCCGTTCTCCTTTGTTAACTAGCACTAAGCGAACGGTTGCAATTGATACCTCAATTGTTTTTGCGGCAAAAATAATAAGATATAGAATAGGGCCACTTAAATTCATCAAAAATCCCATAGAATGTCTCCTTTGTATACATGAATACTATTATTGTTTTATCTTTTAGTTTTTAATGCAATTATACGATTCTTACATTTAATTTTTATTATGTCTAAGTTCATCTAATTCTATCATTAGTTCAAGAAGTTTTGTTTCATATTCATCAAGAATTGCATGCTTCTCTTTTAACTGGTTTTTCAATTGATTTATTTCTTTTGTATCACTTTCTGATCTTGCTTCAATGGTTCTTATGATTTCTTCTTTTTTATCAATGGTAGTAATTAAGCTATCATTATTTGCCTGCAATTCATTGATTTTATTAGTAGAGTCATCTAATTTTAAGGATAATGTTACTATATTATCTTGTAATTGTACTATAATATTTTCCTGTTCCCATAATTCATTTGTTTTGTTAGATATAGTATTTTTTAGTGTTTCAATGAATTCATTTTTTTCATTGATTTCTTCTTCCATTGAAGAATATTGAGATAAACTAAGTTCTAATTCTTTTATGCGATTGGAATAAAGCTTCTGTTCTTTATTTAGCTTAGCTAACTTTTGTTCTAGTTGGTAGATTTGAGATTTTCTATCAGATAACAAGCTACTCATATTTTCAATTTCATCTTTTTGGTTCTTTACTAAAATATTCATATGATCTAGCTTTGATTCAACGGCTGCATTTTTAGTTTTTTCTTCATCTAACTGTTTTTCAAGGGTTTCTATAGTTTCTTTGGCTGTAGCTAAGTTGTTATATACCTCTTCAAATTTATACCCTTGCTTGGTTAAATCAGAACCTAGTTTTTCTATATGTAGATCTTTTTCTTTTATATCTTCATGAAATTCTTTGATCAAATTATCTTTTTCCTTTATTTTCATCTCCAGTTCTTTACTTATATTATCTTGCTCTGCTAAGTTATTTTGAAGATTTTGAATTGTACTTTCATTATTCTTTAGGCTATTTGTAAGGCCTTTTATTTGTTCTTCCTTCTTATCTAAAATCTTCTTTAATTGATTATAACTATTTGCTTTTTCAGACAATTCTTTATTTAGATTTTTTACTATGTTTTCCTTATGTAATAAATTATTATTAGCCACCTTTAACAGCTGTTCTTTTTCGGCAAGCTGCTTTTGTAATTGTTTATTTTCATTATTGCTTTTTTCTAAAGCTTCTATGGTGCTATTTAAATCTGTTACAGTATCTTCTAATTCTTTTTTGTTCTGTTTTAAGGCTTGGCTTGTCTTTTCTAAATCATTTTCTAAAGAAGAGATTAAATCTGTTTTAGAATGTAAATCAGACTCTTTCTCTTTATTTGCTTTTTCAAGAGTATTTATTTTCTCTTTTAGTATATTAATTTCATTGTCTTTATTAGTAACAATAACTTCTGATTCTTTAAGAAGTTCTGCCATATAATTTATCTT
This genomic interval from Herbinix luporum contains the following:
- a CDS encoding MerR family transcriptional regulator, with amino-acid sequence MKVKEVADLIGISVRTLHYYDEIGLLSPDKTTEAGYRIYSEKNLETLQQILFFKELGFSLKKIKEILDSPTFERQEALKLQHKMLLEKRSRLDKMIQTIEKTIKHGKGEIQMSIKDKFEGFDFSKNPYEEEARKRWGDKAVDEANEKAKNMTLTDQERFNEIFCKLASLRHLSPASKEAQEGIKEWNQLLNKMGNYSPEAFKGLGQMYVDDERFTRNIDKFGDGLALFMRDAMEIYADTQK
- a CDS encoding DUF2179 domain-containing protein — encoded protein: MGFLMNLSGPILYLIIFAAKTIEVSIATVRLVLVNKGERVKGAVLGFIEILIWISLVSSVLNNITDDPFKIIAYAAGFSLGNYLGVSIESKVAIGLASLYVVVDSEAGNVLANLLRDHDYGVTIIDGKGKDDSIKSLLFIQLKRKKIPATIKLIKEHYPNAYISVNDVKSTVGGFIKK